The Staphylococcus saprophyticus subsp. saprophyticus ATCC 15305 = NCTC 7292 genome contains the following window.
ATCAATTAGTCATATTTTACCTGAAAAATATGATTCATTGAAAGAAGAGGTGGATCAATTTTATTACACCTTAGAAGACGCTAAACATCAGTTATATGATGAATTAACGAATACAGAGTTTGATGAACAATATTTAAATGAACTAGAGTCTAGAATGAATGTACTCAATGATTTGAAAAGAAAATATGGCAAGGATATTAGTGAACTTATTACTTACCAAAGTAAACTGGCTAATGAAATTGATAAAATTGAGAATTATGAAGAAAGTACCTCTCAATTAAGACAAGAAATTGATACTTTATACGATAAAGTAATTAAATTAGGTGAACAATTATCTAAAGAGCGACGTAGTGTTGCACAAACATTAAGAAATCATATTGTAGAAGAAATTCAAAACTTACAAATGAAAGATGCTAACCTAGAAATTTCATTCAAACCACTAGATGTTCCAAACCGTGAAGGTATTGAATTTGTTGAATTTTTAATTAGTCCTAATAAAGGTGAGCCACTTAAAAGTTTAAACAAAATCGCATCTGGAGGCGAATTATCTAGAATTATGTTGGCGCTTAAAACCATTTTTGTCAAAGCAAGAGGTCAAACAGCAATATTATTTGATGAGGTTGATTCTGGCGTTTCTGGTAAAGCTGCACAAAAAATGGCAGAAAAAATGAAAGACTTAGCTACTTATATTCAAGTTATATGTATTTCACATTTACCACAAGTAGCAACGATGAGTGACCACCATCTATTTATAAGCAAAGACACTACAGATGACCGTACAACTACACATGTACAACAATTATCTGGCGATGAACGTGTAACGGAAATAGCAAGGATGATATCTGGCGCAAGCGTTACAGAACTCACACGTCAAAATGCGAAAGAAATGATTGAGCAAAACCAACGTTTACGTGAATAAGCAAAATGTAATTTCTTAATTTATTATAAAAATTAATTTTATAAAATAAGAAAGGTGTTGATTTTCATGCAATATCAACATTTAATTGAGCCTAAAAAAGTGTTAAAGGTGATGTTGCCATTTTATTTGCCAACGATGAAAAAATGTTATCTGTAGTTATAGATGCATTATTGCTAACAGATATTGATGTTTATCTCTATGATACGCAAGACCCTACCGAAATTATCCGATCATTTGACGTCGAAGTACAAAGATTAAATAGAATTCATATCCTAACATTTGAGGATGAGAACAAATTATTTCAACAGTGTGCACATGATTTAGCTACTGGTAAAGCGTCTTTATTAATGAAGGGAAATATTGTGTCTTCAACTTTATTAACATTTGTATTAGGCAATAAAAATTTTGTTGATTATCATGGTTTTTTAAATCACGTAGCATGTTTTCACATCCCTAATTATCACAAAACGCTTATGCTGAGCGATTCAGCTTTTAATATTAGTCCTACAATTGAAGAGAAGAAACAAATAATTAATAATTTATCAAAATTTGCAATGTCACTAGGTTATGAAAAATTTAAAATTGCCTTGCTTTCGTCTGTAGAAAAACCAATTAAAAAAATACAATCTTCTTTGGATGCTGTGAAATTAAAGCAAATTTTCAGTCGGAAACAATCGGAATTTTTATTCGTTGATGGTCCTTTTGTATTTGAAAATGCAATTAGTATGCAAAACGTGATTAAGAAAAATATTAAATCGTCGGTTGCAGGGGACGCCGACGCATTACTCGTTTCACATATTGATGTTGGTAATGCATTGTATAAATCATTTACTTATTTCGGAGAAGCACGCGTTGCAAGTTTAATATTAGGGGCAAAATTTCCAATCGTATTAACATCTCGTTCAGATACAAAGCAAAATAAATTAGACTCCTTACTTTTAGCGCTAAAAGTGTTAAACTAACGTAATTTTTCTATTGAAGTGTCATATTATATTTTTCGGGATAGGTTATTAATTTTATAATGCCTTTAATTGATGTAAAATATAAATGGATATCATAAATTGGTTAATATTACCGTAGTTTTGAAAACTTAAAACTTGAATTCATGTAGCATTAATCAATATTTTCACTTTAAATGAACCAAGGTATTCCGTATAACATTAAAAATTAAATTACAGTTGTGTTTATGATATGGGACGTCCTGACATTCTATTTAACGCAAGTTGATCATTCGCCTAAAATTTTTAAATATGGTGTACATGTAGCGAAACTGAGTGGTATTATTGTTTATGGTTTTAGATGTTCATTAATGATGTTTTTTACCGATGCGCTTATAGTAATTGAGGCATTAATGATTATAACGATAGGAAGACATCTTAGGGAAAAGAATGCCGACATTTTCACGTATTAATTTCAAAAGTGTTTGCTTGATTAAAAGGTAATGTTTATTTAAAGATTTAATCTTGATATCACTATTATTGACATACTTTTTTGAAATTGTATTACAGTTGGTTCATAAAAAATTGAAAATATATTCGATAACGATGATTAATTATCTAGTACATGACTTTTAAATGTATGTAGCGGGAATGTTCAAAAACCAGATGATACAATTACAATTTTACACTTAAAGAAATGAATCACTTTTTAAGTAAAAAGGTGGTTTCATTAGTGTGTTCTAAACAATTGATTGAATACTACTAATCAACTGAATAAGTATCTAAGCCATATAATTAATATATTTTCGATATATGAGTGAGTCAAAAGGTGAAAATCATTACATGGAGTTACATAGGCGTATTAAGCTGAAATGAGTCGAATGGTTTACATGAAGCATTAAAATTTAAAGAACAGGGTTTAGAAAAATTTAAAATCTTAGTTTCTTGGATTACAATAGAACCTATTTATCCAGGTTACAGCGCAAAGGCAACTATGGCAATAGGTACATGAATAGTATTAACAATAGCTGAAATTGCTGAGGTTTATAGTTAGGAGCAAAAAAATGTCAGAAGAAAAATATGATTTAGTGATACTAGGTGGAGGCACTGCAGGTTATGTATCTGCAATTAGAGCATCACAGCTAGGAAAAAAAGTGGCACTTGTAGAGCAATCGCTTTTAGGTGGAACTTGTTTACATAAAGGATGCATACCGACAAAAGCATTATTAAAATCCGCAGAAGTTATGAGGACAATATCCAATGCTACTGATTATGGTGTGGATGTGGATAACTTTAGAGTTAACTTTTCTCAGATGCAATCAAGAAAAAATGATATCGTCAATCAGATGTTTAATGGTGTAACACATTTGATGGAACATAATAAAATTGATGTGTTTAATGGCGTTGGCCGTATATTAGGCCCTTCTATATTTTCACCTCAAAGTGGTACAGTATCTGTAGAATTTGAAAATGGTGAATCAGAATTAATACCTAATAACAATGTACTTATCGCTACTGGATCACAACCAATGGACTTACCATTTTTGCCGTTTGATCATAAAATTGTCTTATCTAGTGATGACATCTTAAAATTAGAAGCGTTACCTAAATCACTAGCCATTATTGGCGGGGGTGTTATAGGTTTAGAATTTGCGTCTTTAATGACTGATTTGGGAGTAGACATAACAGTCATCGAAGCAGGAGAACGTATTTTACCTACTGAAAGTAAATCAATTGCCAATACATTAAAGAAAGAATTAACACAACGCGGTGTTTCGTTTTATGAAAATACACAACTTACTGAATCGCAAATTACAATTGAAGCAACAAGTATTGATATTAAATTAAATGAAGAAGTCACTCATTTTGAAAAAGCTTTAGTGGCAATTGGTCGCAAACCAAATACCGAAGATATTGGCTTAAATAACACAAAAATAAAATTGTCTAATAGCAATCATATTATCGTCAATGAATTCCAACAAACAGAGGACAAACATATATATGCAGCAGGTGATTGCATTGGAAAGTTACAACTTGCTCATGTAGGTTCTAAAGAAGGTACTACAGCAATTGAACATATGTTTGATAAATCACCTTTACCATTGGATTATAATAAGATGCCAAAATGTGTGTACACACAACCTGAAGTA
Protein-coding sequences here:
- a CDS encoding phosphate acyltransferase → MLSVVIDALLLTDIDVYLYDTQDPTEIIRSFDVEVQRLNRIHILTFEDENKLFQQCAHDLATGKASLLMKGNIVSSTLLTFVLGNKNFVDYHGFLNHVACFHIPNYHKTLMLSDSAFNISPTIEEKKQIINNLSKFAMSLGYEKFKIALLSSVEKPIKKIQSSLDAVKLKQIFSRKQSEFLFVDGPFVFENAISMQNVIKKNIKSSVAGDADALLVSHIDVGNALYKSFTYFGEARVASLILGAKFPIVLTSRSDTKQNKLDSLLLALKVLN
- the recN gene encoding DNA repair protein RecN translates to MLQTLSIKQFAIIDELEVHFGDGLTVLSGETGAGKSIIIDAIGQLIGMRASSNYVRHGEKKAIIEGIFDIDESKEAISILEALDIDIDEDFLLVKREIFSTGKSMCRVNNQIVTLQDLRKIMQELLDIHGQHETQTLLKQKYHLQLLDNYAEDKYKKLLNSYVATFDQYKAKKKELEDLESADQALLQRLDLLKFQHEELQEANLVEGEVKQLETDIKRIQNSENLNLALNNAHLTLTDEHAITDRLYELSNQLQSISHILPEKYDSLKEEVDQFYYTLEDAKHQLYDELTNTEFDEQYLNELESRMNVLNDLKRKYGKDISELITYQSKLANEIDKIENYEESTSQLRQEIDTLYDKVIKLGEQLSKERRSVAQTLRNHIVEEIQNLQMKDANLEISFKPLDVPNREGIEFVEFLISPNKGEPLKSLNKIASGGELSRIMLALKTIFVKARGQTAILFDEVDSGVSGKAAQKMAEKMKDLATYIQVICISHLPQVATMSDHHLFISKDTTDDRTTTHVQQLSGDERVTEIARMISGASVTELTRQNAKEMIEQNQRLRE
- the lpdA gene encoding dihydrolipoyl dehydrogenase translates to MSEEKYDLVILGGGTAGYVSAIRASQLGKKVALVEQSLLGGTCLHKGCIPTKALLKSAEVMRTISNATDYGVDVDNFRVNFSQMQSRKNDIVNQMFNGVTHLMEHNKIDVFNGVGRILGPSIFSPQSGTVSVEFENGESELIPNNNVLIATGSQPMDLPFLPFDHKIVLSSDDILKLEALPKSLAIIGGGVIGLEFASLMTDLGVDITVIEAGERILPTESKSIANTLKKELTQRGVSFYENTQLTESQITIEATSIDIKLNEEVTHFEKALVAIGRKPNTEDIGLNNTKIKLSNSNHIIVNEFQQTEDKHIYAAGDCIGKLQLAHVGSKEGTTAIEHMFDKSPLPLDYNKMPKCVYTQPEVASMGQNLEQAKANNLNAKAFKVPFKAIGKAVIENVTNQNGFCEIVIDQDNDTVLGLNMIGPHVTELINEVSLLQFMNGSTLELGLTTHAHPSLSEVLMELGLKVENRSIHV